The proteins below are encoded in one region of Halalkalicoccus jeotgali B3:
- a CDS encoding DUF6517 family protein, translated as MDLKRRTFTVGLLAALGATSGCLGFVRGEDALAFEAVGARPSEGALAETDYRHAHTGVEPLSETIEIGERTREVELTNVVAEYGRDVDLGALGTLPAATFAVLATPQFEVLGRTFHPGERVDPRRLVSELDSTYDAVSVGEELEEWSLTVFDERVDVSTFEGRITIERTEIDARVHVGTASNDDDLVIFAGAHPTAIGDERTAIARLAGSLVPMA; from the coding sequence ATGGATCTCAAGCGACGAACGTTCACAGTGGGGTTGCTCGCGGCGCTGGGTGCGACGAGCGGCTGTCTCGGGTTCGTTCGCGGCGAGGACGCCCTGGCGTTCGAAGCCGTCGGCGCGCGCCCGAGTGAGGGGGCGCTCGCGGAGACGGATTATCGACACGCCCACACCGGGGTCGAACCGCTCTCGGAGACGATCGAGATCGGCGAGCGAACCCGCGAGGTCGAACTGACCAACGTCGTCGCCGAGTACGGTCGGGACGTCGATCTGGGCGCGCTCGGGACGCTCCCGGCGGCGACGTTTGCCGTCCTCGCGACGCCGCAGTTCGAGGTGCTCGGTCGGACGTTTCACCCTGGAGAGCGCGTCGACCCGCGCCGCCTCGTGAGCGAACTCGACTCGACCTACGACGCGGTCTCGGTCGGCGAGGAACTCGAGGAGTGGTCGCTCACCGTCTTCGACGAGCGCGTGGACGTCTCGACGTTCGAGGGGCGGATCACGATCGAACGAACCGAGATCGACGCCCGCGTCCACGTCGGCACCGCGAGCAACGACGACGACCTGGTGATCTTCGCCGGGGCGCATCCGACCGCCATTGGGGACGAACGCACGGCGATCGCCCGTCTGGCCGGATCGCTCGTCCCGATGGCGTGA
- a CDS encoding CbiX/SirB N-terminal domain-containing protein — protein MQALVIVGHGSHLNPGSSRPTFSHADTIRETGVFDEVREAFWKEEPSFREVLRTLESDEVYVVPLFISEGYFTEQVIPRELRLEGWDVSAWESGDGVSADHATLKASDVEKTIHYCGPAGTHDSMSDVIVRRAESVTGDSEVGDGFGLAIVGHGTERNENSAKAIEYHTDRIRESGRFDEVRALFMDEEPEVDDVTDFFSTTDIVVVPLFIADGFHTQEDIPEDMGLTEDYRRGYDVPAEVDGHRIWYSGAVGTESLMADVLLERAAEAGADVRGLSDGDASRGVADD, from the coding sequence ATGCAGGCGCTCGTCATCGTCGGCCACGGGTCACACCTCAATCCCGGTTCATCGAGACCGACCTTCTCACATGCGGATACGATCCGCGAAACGGGGGTCTTCGACGAGGTTCGCGAGGCGTTCTGGAAGGAAGAGCCCTCCTTTCGGGAGGTGCTTCGCACCCTCGAAAGCGACGAGGTCTACGTCGTCCCGCTCTTTATCAGCGAGGGCTACTTCACCGAGCAGGTGATCCCCCGCGAGCTCCGCCTCGAAGGCTGGGACGTCTCGGCGTGGGAGTCGGGCGACGGCGTCAGTGCGGATCACGCCACGCTGAAAGCCAGCGACGTCGAGAAGACGATCCACTACTGCGGGCCGGCGGGCACCCACGACTCGATGAGCGACGTGATCGTGCGGCGCGCGGAGTCGGTCACCGGCGACTCCGAGGTCGGCGACGGGTTCGGCCTCGCGATCGTCGGCCACGGCACCGAGCGAAACGAGAACAGCGCGAAAGCCATCGAGTACCACACCGACCGGATCCGCGAGTCGGGCCGGTTCGACGAGGTGCGGGCGCTGTTCATGGACGAGGAGCCCGAAGTCGACGACGTCACCGACTTCTTCTCCACGACGGACATCGTCGTCGTCCCCCTGTTTATCGCCGACGGCTTTCACACCCAGGAGGACATCCCCGAGGACATGGGCCTGACCGAGGACTACCGGAGGGGCTATGACGTCCCCGCGGAGGTCGACGGCCACCGGATCTGGTACTCGGGCGCGGTCGGCACCGAGTCGCTGATGGCCGACGTGCTGTTGGAACGGGCCGCCGAAGCCGGCGCGGACGTACGCGGTCTGTCCGACGGCGACGCGAGTCGGGGGGTTGCGGACGACTGA
- the cysS gene encoding cysteine--tRNA ligase, with protein MLSVTNTLSDEREEFRPTGDEVLVYVCGLTVSDDAHLGHARVWVHADVMCRWLSHEGHAVRHVENFTDVNEKIAARIDEGDLGGSELGVARRFIEGTLEDMRGLNLQRATVYPRVSEHVPEILALIERLLESGHAYESDGSVYFDVTTFEEYGKLSNQRVTDLEAQGDPTERSEKRNPADFALWKAGGVSESAIRDHEKVDHAHPPDGETWDSPWGEGRPGWHIECSAMAMTHLDETIDIHVGGHDLVFPHHENEIAQSEAATGKPFANYWLHTGLLETDGEKMSSSLGNFFTVSAALDEFGPDVLRSFYLATEYGSNQTFSEDAMAEAKERYERLERAYERAIEAADGPDARTKIEDHELRAAIEEARGEFVRAMNDDFGVREAMSALLELAGALNRHLDAREEYDYRALRRAIETIEGFGGEIFGFSFGSGAGDGVDLAGDLVELVLEVREAEREAGNYERADALREDLEALGVTVEDEAEGEGTTYRLSDRS; from the coding sequence ATGCTGTCCGTGACGAACACGCTCTCGGACGAGCGCGAGGAGTTCCGACCGACCGGCGACGAAGTGCTCGTATACGTCTGTGGGCTGACCGTCTCGGACGACGCCCACCTCGGCCACGCCCGCGTGTGGGTCCACGCCGACGTGATGTGTCGCTGGCTTTCCCACGAGGGGCACGCGGTTCGCCACGTCGAGAACTTCACGGACGTCAACGAGAAGATCGCCGCCCGGATCGACGAGGGCGATCTGGGCGGCTCCGAACTCGGGGTGGCGCGTCGCTTCATCGAGGGCACCCTCGAGGACATGCGCGGGCTGAACCTGCAGCGCGCGACGGTCTACCCACGAGTCTCCGAGCACGTCCCCGAGATACTCGCGCTGATCGAGCGCCTGCTCGAGTCGGGTCACGCCTACGAGTCCGACGGGTCGGTCTACTTCGACGTCACCACCTTCGAGGAGTACGGCAAACTCTCGAACCAGCGCGTCACGGACCTCGAAGCGCAGGGCGATCCTACGGAACGGTCCGAAAAGCGCAACCCCGCGGACTTCGCGCTCTGGAAGGCCGGTGGCGTCTCCGAAAGCGCGATCCGCGACCACGAGAAGGTCGACCACGCTCATCCCCCGGACGGCGAGACGTGGGACTCGCCGTGGGGCGAAGGGCGGCCCGGCTGGCATATCGAGTGCTCGGCGATGGCGATGACTCACCTCGACGAGACCATCGACATCCACGTCGGCGGGCACGATCTGGTCTTTCCCCACCACGAAAACGAGATCGCCCAGAGCGAAGCCGCGACCGGAAAACCCTTCGCGAACTACTGGCTGCACACGGGCCTGCTCGAGACCGACGGCGAGAAGATGAGTTCGAGCCTGGGCAACTTCTTTACCGTTTCCGCTGCGCTCGATGAGTTCGGCCCCGACGTGTTGCGCTCGTTTTACCTCGCGACGGAGTACGGCTCGAACCAGACGTTCTCCGAGGACGCGATGGCCGAAGCCAAAGAGCGCTACGAGCGCCTCGAACGCGCCTACGAGCGCGCGATAGAGGCCGCGGACGGCCCCGATGCGCGGACCAAAATCGAGGACCACGAGCTCCGGGCGGCGATCGAGGAGGCCCGCGGGGAGTTCGTGCGGGCGATGAACGACGACTTCGGGGTCCGGGAGGCGATGAGCGCGCTGCTCGAACTCGCCGGCGCACTCAACCGGCACCTCGACGCCCGCGAGGAGTACGACTACCGGGCGCTTCGCCGGGCCATCGAGACGATCGAGGGGTTCGGCGGCGAGATCTTCGGCTTCTCGTTCGGTTCGGGGGCCGGCGACGGGGTCGACCTCGCCGGCGACCTCGTCGAACTCGTCCTCGAGGTGCGCGAGGCCGAACGCGAGGCGGGCAACTACGAGCGCGCCGACGCCCTCCGAGAGGACCTCGAAGCGCTCGGGGTCACGGTCGAGGACGAGGCCGAGGGCGAGGGGACCACCTACCGCCTGTCGGATCGATCCTAG
- a CDS encoding DUF6517 family protein: MATTRRGLCSLATLALTSSAGCLDTLAGGPARFVAPLAPVADRALDTTGYELEDTARREERRTFEVTRLSREVEVVSRVAQYHRRIDAGPLGEIRGAVFVTLCTPAVSVLGRTFNPVEGMDNRELATEVQSQYEELSVGPEVDRRTVRLLDERVALSKFEGEATFGGVGIDVFVHTALAEGDDEFVVVSGIYPRLLPDEEGAVTSLAEGVRIEDSA; encoded by the coding sequence ATGGCCACCACACGCCGCGGGCTCTGTTCGCTCGCTACGCTCGCCCTGACCAGCAGCGCCGGCTGCCTGGACACGCTGGCCGGCGGCCCCGCTCGATTCGTCGCCCCGCTGGCTCCGGTGGCCGACCGTGCCCTCGATACGACGGGCTACGAACTCGAGGACACGGCCAGACGCGAGGAACGCCGGACCTTCGAGGTGACCAGACTGAGCCGCGAGGTCGAGGTCGTCAGTCGGGTCGCGCAGTACCACCGTCGGATCGACGCGGGCCCGCTCGGCGAGATCCGGGGGGCGGTCTTTGTGACCCTCTGTACCCCCGCCGTCTCGGTGCTCGGTCGGACTTTCAACCCCGTCGAGGGGATGGACAACCGCGAGCTCGCGACCGAAGTCCAGTCCCAGTACGAGGAACTCTCGGTCGGTCCGGAGGTCGACCGTCGGACCGTCCGACTGCTCGACGAACGGGTCGCCCTCTCGAAGTTCGAGGGCGAGGCGACGTTCGGGGGCGTCGGGATCGACGTGTTCGTCCACACCGCGCTCGCGGAGGGCGACGACGAGTTCGTCGTCGTTTCCGGGATCTATCCCCGCCTCCTCCCGGACGAGGAAGGAGCGGTCACCTCGCTCGCCGAGGGCGTTCGGATCGAAGACTC
- a CDS encoding DR2241 family protein: MNAPQLDALVASASQGVEFDGLSVAADSEEYRVEIPGERLETDEAGLRAFAEENPWYVSNWYYWTRTVGSEGARYAFLRWIEDAGRPVGERYEALSTGVSRTWGQLRVSATIGEDGKRRYALGHVDDAESASLDTYSDPLAARELVKLDDRGRYRPLSTAPTLPTGWEYPNLDGEDLVRTVDFIYPATVENWHREREGELDVTHFREAAERQSGIYEIVSQLSVEELEAAAETCCVDSQCLKRRQWDEDEETDLDVPRGDGEFPCREPCSLFVTAARKFVTLGREEMRSYEFELTPTEKEQIEEIIDAVAEGRTDEIREADLNEGANRYRARYLRARRMPDGELSGTSTYPED, translated from the coding sequence ATGAACGCACCACAGCTCGACGCGCTCGTCGCGAGCGCATCACAGGGAGTAGAGTTCGATGGCCTCTCGGTCGCCGCCGACAGCGAGGAATATCGTGTCGAGATCCCCGGCGAGCGCCTCGAAACCGACGAGGCGGGCCTCAGGGCGTTCGCCGAGGAGAACCCCTGGTACGTCTCGAACTGGTACTACTGGACCCGGACCGTCGGGAGCGAGGGCGCGCGCTATGCGTTCTTGCGATGGATCGAGGACGCCGGTCGGCCGGTCGGCGAGCGCTACGAGGCCCTCTCGACGGGCGTCTCGCGGACCTGGGGACAGCTACGGGTCAGTGCCACGATCGGGGAGGACGGAAAGCGCCGGTATGCGCTCGGCCACGTCGATGACGCCGAGAGCGCGAGTCTCGACACCTACAGCGACCCGCTCGCCGCCCGCGAACTCGTCAAACTCGACGACCGAGGACGGTACCGGCCGCTTTCGACCGCACCGACCCTGCCGACCGGCTGGGAGTATCCCAACCTCGACGGGGAGGACCTCGTTCGTACGGTCGATTTCATCTATCCGGCGACGGTCGAGAACTGGCATCGCGAGCGCGAGGGCGAACTCGACGTGACACACTTCCGGGAGGCCGCAGAACGCCAGTCGGGCATCTACGAGATCGTCTCGCAGCTCTCGGTCGAGGAACTCGAAGCCGCCGCCGAGACCTGCTGTGTCGACTCACAGTGTCTCAAGCGCCGGCAATGGGACGAAGACGAGGAAACGGACCTCGACGTCCCCCGCGGCGACGGGGAGTTCCCCTGCCGGGAGCCGTGCTCGCTCTTCGTTACCGCCGCCCGGAAGTTCGTCACGCTCGGCCGGGAAGAGATGCGGAGCTACGAGTTCGAGCTCACACCCACCGAAAAGGAGCAGATCGAGGAGATCATCGACGCGGTCGCGGAGGGACGAACCGACGAGATCCGCGAGGCCGATCTCAACGAAGGGGCAAACCGCTATCGGGCGCGATACCTGCGCGCGCGTCGAATGCCCGACGGGGAGCTCTCGGGGACGTCCACCTACCCCGAGGATTAG
- a CDS encoding DUF7524 family protein, whose protein sequence is MARTLPVEINRRSVHSIEPGVRQFETSESFVIELTNRGSATHVHINVDDGLAEAISLDGGNHFVEAGRTYRIEANVDQRSRPVSGHLKVVTGYGAQTAVIDVSLIPPEEPQERTPIEVDERLAKPQPRSREQPARTTESAVPGRTLAAGALVVLALLFVVVGSLVAGNPAVILGVGIVLAAIGGAAVLLYST, encoded by the coding sequence GTGGCACGGACGCTGCCAGTCGAGATCAACCGCCGGTCGGTCCACTCCATCGAGCCGGGGGTCCGCCAGTTCGAAACCAGCGAGAGCTTCGTCATCGAACTCACGAACCGCGGCTCTGCGACCCACGTCCACATCAACGTCGACGACGGCCTCGCGGAGGCGATATCGCTCGACGGCGGCAACCACTTCGTCGAGGCCGGACGCACCTACCGGATCGAGGCCAACGTCGACCAGCGAAGCCGCCCCGTCAGCGGGCACCTGAAGGTCGTCACCGGCTACGGGGCCCAGACGGCCGTGATCGACGTCTCGCTGATCCCCCCCGAAGAGCCCCAAGAACGGACCCCCATCGAGGTCGACGAGCGCCTCGCGAAACCACAGCCCCGATCGCGCGAGCAACCCGCTCGGACGACCGAGAGTGCGGTTCCCGGACGGACGCTCGCCGCGGGCGCGCTCGTCGTCCTCGCCTTGCTGTTCGTCGTCGTCGGCTCGCTGGTCGCGGGCAACCCGGCGGTGATTCTGGGCGTCGGAATCGTCCTCGCCGCGATCGGCGGCGCGGCCGTGTTACTCTATAGCACCTAA
- a CDS encoding response regulator, with translation MKSVRPEEGPISVLHVDDDEAFLRLTRTSLAEIDPDLRIEQTTDPTAVLDRVDEGTVDCVVSDHQMPALTGVDLLRRIRTEYPDLPFVLFTGQGSETVASEAITAGVTDYVSKGGGLEGFELLANRVRGAVEQRRVEEALAATRKGYEKLLETAPDAILVVDAETGVLLEVNTAAEELFGRPREELQGLHQTKLHPADEREYYERIFAEHADSRDIIHEKRKIVVVDADGNEIPVEISAAPFDLNDQRLVQAIFRDLRER, from the coding sequence ATGAAGTCGGTACGCCCGGAGGAGGGGCCGATCAGCGTACTACACGTCGACGACGACGAGGCATTCTTGCGACTGACGAGAACGTCGCTCGCGGAGATCGATCCCGACCTTCGGATAGAGCAGACGACGGATCCGACGGCGGTACTCGACCGAGTCGACGAGGGAACCGTCGATTGTGTCGTCAGCGACCACCAGATGCCCGCGCTCACCGGCGTCGACTTGCTTAGACGGATCCGGACGGAGTACCCCGACCTTCCCTTCGTCCTCTTTACCGGTCAGGGCAGCGAGACAGTCGCGAGCGAGGCCATCACGGCGGGTGTGACCGACTACGTCTCGAAGGGGGGCGGTCTCGAAGGGTTCGAACTGCTTGCAAATCGGGTCCGAGGAGCCGTCGAACAGCGCCGGGTCGAGGAGGCGCTTGCGGCCACCCGGAAAGGCTACGAGAAGCTGCTCGAGACCGCGCCCGACGCCATCCTCGTCGTCGACGCCGAAACCGGAGTGCTTCTGGAGGTCAACACCGCCGCAGAGGAGCTGTTCGGTCGCCCGCGCGAGGAGCTCCAGGGGCTCCACCAGACGAAGCTCCATCCGGCCGACGAGCGCGAGTACTACGAACGGATCTTTGCAGAACACGCCGATTCCAGAGACATCATCCACGAGAAGCGAAAGATCGTGGTCGTTGATGCCGACGGCAACGAGATTCCCGTCGAGATCAGCGCCGCCCCCTTCGACCTCAACGACCAGCGACTCGTCCAGGCGATCTTCCGGGACCTGCGCGAGCGATAG